The following are from one region of the Candidatus Hydrogenedentota bacterium genome:
- a CDS encoding type I restriction endonuclease subunit R, translating into MTASFSESVVEDAALSWLGAAGWRVAHGPDIAPDSAGAERAHYGQVVLERRLRAALARLNPALPPEALDDAFRKLMHPEGPTLETRNRALHRLLVDGVTVEFRRADGSIGGAQARVMDFDTPDTNDWLAVNQFTVVENKHTRRPDVVLFVNGLPLVLVELKNAADENATLWSAFHQLQTYKSELPALFAYNALLVISDGLAARVGTLTAGREWFKPWRTVHGEALAPPSMPELEVLVGGVFDKRRLLTLIGHFLVFEDDGGGNLVKKMAGYHQFHAVNTALAETLRAARTHAGETQGRYESGRQPGGEPGDRRVGVVWHTQGSGKSLSMAFYAGRVIREPAMENPTVVVLTDRNDLDDQLFGTFSRCADLLRQPPAQAENRADLRAKLSVEAGGVVFTTIQKFMPEEKGDRHPVLSNRRNIVVIADEAHRSQYDFIDGFARHMRDALPGASFIGFTGTPIELVDANTRAVFGDYISVYDIQRAVEDRATVPIYYESRLAKLQLSEAEKPTIDPDFEEVTEGEEEARKERLKSRWAQLEAVVGAENRLRLLARDIVEHFEKRLEAMDGKAMVVCMSRRICVELYREISALRPDWAHGDDDKGCLKVVMTGSASDGPEWQEHIRNKPRREALAARFRDAGDPFRIVLVRDMWLTGFDAPSLHTMYLDKPMRGHGLMQAIARVNRVFRDKPGGLVVDYLGLAQELKEALATYTASGGTGRTAIDQNEAVALMLQKYEVCCGLFHGFSWEPWTTGAAADRLGLLPAAQEHIVAQEDGKNRLFGAVRELSQAFALSVPHEEALRIRDDVAFFQAVRAALAKRAEGGPKSDEELDHAVRQIVSRAVSSDGVIDIFEAAGLRKPDISILSDEFLAEVRNMPQRNLAVELLRKLLTGEIRTRQKKNVVQARSFLEMLESALRKYQNRAVEAAQVIEELIALAKHIREAAARGEALGLTEDEVAFYDALETSDSAVKVLGDDTLRAIARELVATVRRNVTIDWTLREAVRAQLRVLVKRILRKHGYPPDKQEKATQTVLEQAALLCAEWA; encoded by the coding sequence ATGACCGCCTCTTTTTCGGAATCTGTCGTGGAGGACGCCGCCCTCTCCTGGCTCGGCGCCGCCGGGTGGCGCGTGGCGCACGGTCCGGACATCGCGCCGGACTCGGCGGGCGCGGAGCGCGCGCACTACGGCCAGGTGGTCCTGGAACGGCGGCTGCGCGCCGCGCTGGCGCGTCTCAACCCGGCGCTCCCCCCGGAGGCCCTGGACGACGCCTTCCGCAAACTAATGCACCCCGAGGGGCCGACGCTGGAGACGCGCAACCGCGCGCTGCACCGCCTGCTGGTGGACGGGGTGACGGTGGAGTTCCGCCGCGCGGACGGGTCCATCGGCGGTGCGCAGGCGCGGGTGATGGATTTCGACACCCCGGACACCAATGACTGGCTGGCGGTCAACCAGTTCACGGTGGTGGAGAACAAGCACACCCGCCGCCCGGACGTGGTACTGTTCGTCAACGGGCTGCCACTGGTGCTGGTGGAGCTGAAGAACGCGGCGGACGAGAACGCGACCCTCTGGTCGGCCTTTCACCAGTTGCAGACGTACAAGTCGGAGCTGCCGGCGCTGTTCGCGTACAACGCGCTGCTGGTGATCTCGGACGGGCTGGCGGCGCGGGTCGGCACGCTCACGGCGGGGCGGGAGTGGTTTAAGCCGTGGCGCACGGTCCACGGGGAGGCGCTTGCCCCGCCCTCCATGCCGGAACTGGAGGTCTTGGTCGGGGGTGTCTTCGACAAACGCCGCTTGCTCACCCTGATCGGCCATTTCCTGGTCTTCGAGGACGACGGCGGCGGCAACCTGGTGAAGAAGATGGCGGGCTACCACCAGTTCCACGCGGTGAACACGGCGCTGGCGGAGACGCTGCGGGCGGCGCGGACGCATGCGGGGGAGACCCAGGGCCGCTATGAGTCCGGAAGGCAGCCCGGCGGCGAGCCGGGCGACCGCCGCGTCGGGGTGGTGTGGCACACACAGGGTTCGGGCAAGAGCCTGTCCATGGCGTTCTACGCGGGGCGGGTGATCCGCGAGCCCGCCATGGAGAACCCGACGGTGGTGGTGCTGACGGACCGGAACGACCTGGACGACCAGCTTTTCGGCACCTTTTCGCGGTGCGCGGACCTGCTACGCCAGCCGCCCGCGCAGGCGGAGAACCGGGCCGACCTGCGCGCGAAACTGTCGGTCGAGGCGGGCGGCGTGGTGTTCACGACGATCCAGAAGTTTATGCCGGAGGAGAAGGGGGACCGGCACCCGGTGCTGTCAAACCGACGCAACATCGTGGTGATCGCCGACGAGGCGCACCGGAGCCAGTACGACTTCATTGACGGGTTTGCCCGGCACATGCGGGACGCCCTGCCGGGCGCGTCCTTCATCGGGTTCACGGGGACCCCCATCGAGCTGGTGGACGCGAACACGCGGGCCGTGTTCGGCGACTACATCAGCGTGTACGACATCCAGCGGGCGGTGGAGGACCGGGCGACGGTGCCGATCTACTACGAGAGCCGCCTGGCAAAGCTGCAGTTGAGCGAGGCGGAGAAGCCCACCATAGACCCCGATTTCGAGGAGGTGACGGAGGGCGAGGAGGAGGCGCGCAAGGAGAGGCTGAAGAGCCGGTGGGCGCAGCTGGAGGCGGTGGTGGGCGCGGAGAACCGGCTGAGGCTGCTGGCGAGGGACATTGTGGAGCACTTCGAGAAGCGGCTGGAGGCGATGGACGGCAAGGCGATGGTCGTGTGCATGAGCCGCCGGATCTGCGTGGAGCTCTACCGGGAAATCTCGGCGCTGCGCCCGGACTGGGCGCACGGGGACGACGACAAGGGGTGCCTCAAGGTGGTGATGACGGGGTCGGCGTCCGACGGCCCGGAGTGGCAGGAGCACATCCGCAACAAGCCCCGCCGCGAGGCGCTGGCCGCGCGGTTCCGCGACGCCGGCGACCCCTTCCGGATCGTGCTGGTGCGCGACATGTGGCTGACCGGGTTCGACGCGCCCAGCCTGCACACCATGTACCTGGACAAGCCGATGCGCGGCCACGGCCTCATGCAGGCCATCGCGCGGGTGAACCGGGTGTTCCGCGACAAGCCCGGCGGGCTGGTGGTGGACTATCTCGGCCTGGCGCAGGAGCTGAAGGAGGCGCTCGCCACCTACACGGCGAGCGGCGGCACCGGCCGGACGGCCATAGACCAGAACGAGGCCGTCGCGCTGATGCTGCAAAAATACGAGGTGTGCTGCGGCCTGTTCCACGGGTTCTCCTGGGAGCCGTGGACGACCGGCGCCGCGGCGGACCGGCTCGGCCTGCTGCCGGCGGCGCAGGAGCACATCGTGGCGCAGGAGGACGGCAAGAACCGTCTCTTCGGCGCGGTGCGGGAACTGTCGCAGGCCTTCGCGCTCTCCGTGCCGCACGAAGAGGCGCTGCGCATCCGCGACGACGTCGCCTTCTTTCAGGCCGTGCGCGCGGCCCTCGCCAAACGCGCGGAGGGCGGGCCGAAGTCCGACGAGGAGCTGGACCACGCCGTGCGCCAGATTGTGTCGCGGGCGGTCTCTTCAGACGGGGTGATTGACATCTTCGAGGCGGCGGGGCTCAGGAAGCCCGACATCTCGATCCTGTCCGACGAGTTCCTGGCCGAAGTGCGCAACATGCCCCAGCGCAACCTGGCCGTCGAGCTGCTGCGCAAGCTGCTGACCGGCGAAATCAGGACGCGGCAAAAGAAGAACGTCGTGCAGGCGCGGTCGTTCCTGGAAATGCTGGAAAGCGCCCTGCGGAAGTACCAGAACCGCGCCGTTGAGGCGGCCCAGGTGATCGAGGAGCTGATCGCGCTGGCGAAACACATCCGCGAGGCCGCCGCGCGGGGGGAGGCGCTTGGGTTGACGGAGGACGAGGTCGCCTTCTACGACGCGCTGGAGACCAGTGACAGCGCCGTGAAGGTGCTGGGCGACGACACGCTGCGGGCCATCGCGCGGGAGCTGGTCGCCACGGTGCGCCGGAATGTGACCATAGACTGGACCCTGCGCGAGGCTGTGCGCGCGCAGCTGCGCGTGCTCGTGAAGCGCATCCTGCGCAAACACGGCTACCCGCCGGACAAGCAGGAAAAGGCGACCCAGACCGTGCTGGAACAGGCCGCGCTGCTGTGCGCGGAGTGGGCATAG
- a CDS encoding SUMF1/EgtB/PvdO family nonheme iron enzyme gives MGRSGWGVALCAVLFLAGCGPKEPPKPATRIIIESAPDAGAAVLVAGEDRGTAPVTVEGLPAGKYEVLLTLDRYKRTFHDIVVKGEPEETFTIAMEPLMGTVSVESKPIGADIYVDGEKVGSTPVFGYPLQVGDYSYELRLENYYPITNAFTIEENFKLEFKHELKPMEAQMEVFSRPTGAKIWINNVAQAQTTPSRFTLFPGSYLVSVHTPGFVQEEKIVTLAANATETVQLQMSPGAVPPGMVLISGGDFTMGNEDRAPDERPKRVVSLKPYYMDKFEVTNQDYKAVFPEHSFPEGQENWPATGVSWSQAMRYASLVGKRLPTEEEWEKAARSSDGREYPWGWTFEEGMANTKEAGNARRVRVGLYFNGTSPYRCVDMAGNAYEWVSNWYDAYPGNQDVTKDYGQIFRVLRGGSYLTGKFEARCASRHFDRMDATREDYGFRCAQDAPAQ, from the coding sequence TTGGGGCGCAGCGGGTGGGGTGTCGCCCTGTGCGCCGTGCTTTTTCTGGCCGGATGCGGCCCCAAAGAGCCGCCCAAGCCGGCCACCCGGATCATCATTGAGAGCGCGCCCGACGCCGGGGCCGCCGTGCTGGTCGCCGGGGAGGACCGGGGCACCGCGCCGGTGACCGTGGAGGGGCTTCCGGCGGGGAAGTACGAGGTGCTGCTGACCCTGGACCGCTACAAGCGCACCTTCCACGACATTGTGGTGAAGGGGGAGCCCGAGGAGACCTTCACCATCGCCATGGAGCCCCTGATGGGGACCGTCTCGGTGGAGTCCAAACCCATCGGCGCGGACATCTATGTGGACGGGGAAAAGGTCGGTTCCACCCCCGTGTTTGGGTATCCGCTTCAGGTGGGCGACTACTCCTACGAGTTGCGTCTGGAGAACTACTACCCCATCACCAACGCCTTCACCATCGAGGAGAACTTCAAGCTCGAGTTCAAGCACGAGCTGAAGCCCATGGAGGCGCAGATGGAGGTGTTCTCGCGGCCCACGGGCGCGAAGATCTGGATCAACAACGTGGCGCAGGCGCAGACCACGCCCTCGCGGTTCACCCTGTTCCCCGGCAGCTACCTCGTGAGCGTGCACACGCCGGGCTTTGTCCAGGAGGAAAAAATTGTCACGCTGGCGGCGAACGCCACCGAGACCGTGCAGCTCCAGATGAGCCCGGGCGCGGTGCCGCCGGGCATGGTGCTGATCTCCGGGGGCGACTTCACCATGGGCAACGAGGACCGCGCGCCCGACGAGCGCCCGAAGCGGGTGGTGAGCCTCAAGCCCTACTACATGGACAAGTTTGAGGTGACGAACCAGGACTACAAGGCGGTCTTTCCGGAACACAGCTTCCCCGAGGGTCAGGAGAACTGGCCCGCCACGGGCGTCTCCTGGTCCCAGGCCATGCGCTACGCCTCCCTTGTCGGCAAGCGCCTGCCCACGGAGGAGGAGTGGGAAAAGGCCGCCCGGAGCAGCGACGGGCGGGAGTACCCCTGGGGCTGGACCTTCGAGGAGGGCATGGCCAACACGAAAGAGGCCGGCAACGCCCGCCGTGTCCGCGTGGGCCTGTACTTCAACGGCACCTCCCCGTACCGGTGCGTGGACATGGCCGGCAACGCCTACGAGTGGGTGTCCAACTGGTACGACGCCTACCCCGGCAACCAGGATGTGACCAAGGACTACGGCCAGATCTTCCGCGTGCTCCGCGGCGGATCCTACCTCACCGGCAAGTTTGAGGCGCGCTGCGCCTCCCGCCACTTCGACCGCATGGACGCCACCCGCGAGGACTACGGCTTCCGCTGCGCCCAGGACGCCCCCGCCCAGTAG
- a CDS encoding M20/M25/M40 family metallo-hydrolase yields the protein MSNTAGRWAVLSLAGVLLVVLLSWWMSLAPSALPETAPPEAFSAHRAIKHIEATCQVPHPAGSKANDGVCAYIQEQLAAMGVETVLIDGPAGGRHGQSLTWERAVLGRVRGTAPTKAIAVDAHFDSVPYGPGAADDTSGIAAMLETARALKAGQPLKNDVIFCFADQEEFGGDGARAFIGHPWFEEVGLVLGLETRGVKGPGLMFESTRENGWIIRELAKADVSPRTNSMMTDFYRRMPFGSNFDQYKRHRPGFNVAYIDGFAYYHISLDSPENVSLNSLQHHGAYILGIARHFGNLPLDGDLSAPDAAYFNLLGDWMAVYPLAWNRPLVLLATALFLAALVFGLAVRGVRFAGLLGGFMAAAGTLVLAMALWAPGAALAFLRFKEMALYSNNAYCLAFALLAFAALAAAAATLCRALRPAEMVGGLMLLWTAVLWGMHLYVPGGVYAPVWVLVFGALQVAVLAWAGRGGRECAPGALAGAAALTVPSVLIVFPMIPIIGYALTAMGAFSVAALLILIFFQHTPLLAATGDRFRRWAPGALVLAGLLVYGFAFYTNLPGPRTPKLNFLSYLVNFDKGEAWWVSADPEPDEWTSQFFAPGTSRARIGEIMPGNEREYLKAPAPLDPLGPPRVEVSSDRVENGRRIVEGRLVCPRDGQRVTVRALSATPVHAATVAGVELGTGAPFSFHLRIMDKAGVALRLESDPGAPIVLEVREESYGIPSFPEVKPRPDWMATEPNRVIDHRRPLHSHHTVTLCTIDLGTGAQQAAESDEQNWDEVETTVLVTPPIL from the coding sequence ATGTCAAACACAGCGGGGCGGTGGGCGGTCCTTTCCCTGGCGGGCGTCCTTTTGGTGGTCCTGCTCTCCTGGTGGATGTCCCTGGCGCCGTCCGCCCTGCCGGAAACCGCCCCCCCCGAGGCCTTTTCAGCCCACCGGGCCATCAAGCACATTGAGGCCACCTGCCAGGTGCCGCATCCGGCGGGCTCCAAGGCCAACGACGGGGTCTGCGCCTACATCCAGGAGCAGCTCGCCGCGATGGGGGTGGAAACCGTCCTGATTGACGGCCCCGCGGGCGGCCGGCACGGGCAGTCGCTCACCTGGGAGCGCGCGGTGCTGGGGCGGGTCCGGGGCACCGCGCCGACCAAGGCCATCGCCGTGGACGCGCATTTCGACTCTGTGCCCTATGGCCCCGGCGCGGCGGACGACACGTCCGGCATCGCCGCCATGCTGGAGACGGCGCGCGCGCTGAAGGCGGGGCAGCCCCTCAAGAACGACGTCATTTTCTGCTTCGCCGACCAGGAGGAGTTCGGCGGCGACGGCGCCCGGGCCTTCATCGGGCATCCGTGGTTTGAGGAGGTGGGGCTGGTGCTGGGGCTGGAGACGCGCGGTGTCAAGGGGCCGGGGCTCATGTTTGAGAGCACCCGGGAGAACGGGTGGATCATCCGGGAACTGGCGAAGGCGGACGTTTCCCCCCGGACGAACTCCATGATGACGGATTTCTACCGGCGCATGCCCTTCGGCAGCAATTTTGACCAGTACAAGAGGCACCGGCCCGGCTTCAATGTGGCGTACATTGACGGGTTCGCCTATTACCACATCTCGCTCGACAGCCCGGAAAACGTGAGCCTGAACAGCCTCCAGCACCACGGCGCCTACATTCTGGGCATCGCGCGGCATTTCGGCAACCTGCCGCTGGACGGCGACCTGAGCGCGCCCGACGCCGCCTATTTCAACCTGCTGGGGGACTGGATGGCCGTGTATCCCCTGGCCTGGAACCGCCCGCTGGTCCTGCTGGCGACGGCGCTCTTCCTCGCGGCGCTGGTGTTCGGGCTGGCCGTGCGGGGCGTCCGGTTCGCGGGGCTGCTGGGCGGGTTCATGGCCGCCGCGGGCACCCTCGTGCTGGCCATGGCGCTGTGGGCGCCCGGCGCGGCGCTGGCCTTCCTGCGCTTCAAGGAGATGGCCCTCTACTCCAACAACGCCTACTGCCTGGCCTTCGCGCTGCTGGCCTTCGCCGCCCTGGCGGCGGCGGCGGCCACGCTCTGCCGCGCCCTGCGCCCGGCGGAGATGGTGGGCGGCCTCATGCTGCTCTGGACGGCCGTTCTCTGGGGCATGCACCTCTACGTGCCCGGCGGGGTCTACGCCCCCGTGTGGGTGCTGGTCTTCGGCGCGCTCCAGGTGGCCGTGCTCGCCTGGGCCGGCCGCGGCGGCCGCGAATGCGCCCCCGGCGCGCTGGCCGGGGCGGCGGCGCTCACCGTGCCGTCCGTGCTCATCGTCTTCCCCATGATCCCCATCATCGGCTACGCCCTCACGGCCATGGGCGCCTTCAGCGTGGCGGCCCTGCTCATCCTGATCTTCTTCCAGCACACGCCGCTGCTCGCCGCCACCGGGGACCGGTTCCGCCGGTGGGCGCCGGGCGCGCTGGTCCTCGCCGGGCTGCTGGTCTACGGCTTCGCCTTCTACACGAACCTGCCCGGCCCCCGCACCCCCAAGCTGAACTTCCTCTCCTACCTCGTGAACTTCGACAAGGGCGAGGCCTGGTGGGTCAGCGCGGACCCGGAGCCCGACGAGTGGACCTCCCAGTTCTTCGCCCCCGGCACCTCCCGAGCGCGCATCGGCGAGATCATGCCCGGCAACGAGCGCGAGTACCTCAAGGCCCCCGCGCCCCTGGACCCGCTCGGCCCGCCGCGCGTCGAGGTGTCGTCCGACCGCGTTGAAAACGGCCGCCGCATCGTCGAGGGGCGCCTCGTCTGCCCGCGCGACGGACAGCGCGTGACCGTGCGGGCGCTGTCGGCCACGCCGGTCCACGCCGCCACCGTGGCGGGTGTTGAACTCGGCACCGGCGCCCCCTTCTCCTTCCACCTGCGGATCATGGACAAGGCGGGGGTCGCCCTGCGGCTGGAGAGCGACCCCGGCGCGCCCATCGTGCTTGAGGTCCGCGAGGAGTCCTACGGCATCCCGTCCTTCCCCGAGGTCAAACCCCGCCCCGACTGGATGGCCACCGAGCCCAACCGCGTCATAGACCACCGCCGCCCCCTCCACAGCCACCACACCGTCACCCTCTGCACCATTGACTTGGGCACGGGGGCTCAACAGGCAGCCGAGTCGGATGAACAAAACTGGGACGAGGTTGAGACAACAGTGCTGGTCACTCCGCCCATCCTCTGA
- a CDS encoding phosphoribosylglycinamide formyltransferase, which produces MPLRVVVLLSGSGTTLQNLIDHIARGALDARITGVVSSRAGAYGLERARLAGIPAATVPRKAYADDQAFNADLWREIRGMGADLVVLAGFMSLITVPGDFHNRIVNVHPALIPAFCGHRMYGHHVHEAVIAFGVKVSGATVHFVDDQYDHGPIILQKSVPVLDDDTPDTLADRVQAAEREIYPQALQLIAGGRVTVEGRRVRVR; this is translated from the coding sequence ATGCCCTTGCGCGTTGTCGTCCTGCTGTCCGGAAGCGGCACCACCCTGCAAAACCTGATAGACCACATCGCCCGGGGCGCGCTCGACGCCCGGATCACCGGCGTGGTGTCGTCGCGGGCGGGGGCCTACGGCCTGGAGCGCGCGCGCCTCGCGGGCATCCCGGCGGCCACGGTGCCCCGGAAGGCCTACGCCGACGATCAGGCCTTCAACGCCGACCTGTGGCGCGAGATCCGCGGCATGGGCGCGGACCTCGTGGTGCTCGCCGGGTTCATGTCCCTCATCACGGTGCCCGGGGACTTCCACAACCGCATCGTCAACGTGCACCCCGCGCTCATCCCCGCCTTCTGCGGCCACAGGATGTACGGCCACCACGTCCACGAGGCCGTGATCGCCTTCGGCGTCAAGGTCTCCGGCGCCACCGTCCACTTCGTGGACGACCAGTACGACCACGGCCCCATCATCCTGCAGAAGAGCGTGCCCGTCCTCGACGACGACACGCCGGACACCCTCGCCGACCGCGTGCAGGCCGCCGAACGCGAAATCTACCCGCAGGCCCTCCAGCTCATCGCCGGGGGCAGGGTCACCGTCGAGGGCCGCCGCGTCCGCGTGCGATAG
- a CDS encoding DUF1080 domain-containing protein, which yields MLKRLFRWLLFPAVLLLVVLMGALHAVNLGSVFEWGKPRPEGKPTPRPEGMGWVDLLDAEHAPLWKNLDDDRKVFEIEAGVLHILGESLHPLHYATYTGEEFSDFDLHLEFKLSTPRIAPLAALMVNPQIMCNSGVFLRAPVGDSPLRGFEIQVLGDYGWPATKNGTGAIYDVVSPMFNLARPTGEWNSYDISLRGSEVTVTVNGWKVIDTDFAQMTEPIGKFKTPYAELPKAGRISLQDHGGELWYRNILIRRAEGPAATVKRAITNLVN from the coding sequence ATGCTGAAACGACTTTTCCGATGGCTTCTGTTTCCGGCGGTGCTGCTGCTCGTGGTGCTGATGGGCGCGCTGCACGCGGTGAACCTGGGGTCCGTGTTTGAGTGGGGCAAGCCGCGCCCGGAGGGCAAGCCGACGCCGCGCCCGGAGGGCATGGGATGGGTGGACCTTTTGGACGCGGAGCACGCCCCGCTCTGGAAGAACCTGGACGATGACAGGAAGGTGTTTGAGATCGAGGCCGGCGTGCTGCACATCCTCGGCGAGTCGCTGCACCCGCTCCACTACGCCACGTACACGGGCGAGGAGTTTTCGGACTTCGACCTGCATCTGGAGTTCAAGCTGTCCACGCCGCGCATCGCGCCCCTGGCGGCGCTGATGGTGAACCCGCAGATCATGTGCAACAGCGGCGTGTTCCTCCGCGCGCCCGTGGGCGACTCGCCCCTGCGCGGGTTTGAGATCCAGGTGCTGGGGGATTACGGCTGGCCCGCGACCAAGAACGGCACGGGCGCCATCTATGACGTGGTGAGCCCCATGTTCAACCTGGCCCGGCCCACCGGCGAGTGGAACAGCTACGACATCTCCCTGCGCGGCTCGGAGGTGACGGTGACGGTGAACGGGTGGAAGGTGATAGACACGGACTTCGCGCAGATGACGGAGCCCATCGGGAAGTTCAAGACGCCCTACGCCGAATTGCCCAAGGCCGGGCGCATCTCCCTGCAGGACCACGGCGGCGAGCTGTGGTACCGCAACATCCTGATCCGCCGCGCGGAGGGCCCGGCCGCGACGGTCAAGCGCGCCATCACCAATCTTGTGAACTAG
- a CDS encoding PKD domain-containing protein yields MLTVAVCWGVLVCAAAASFAQPSAFHPEAETPPKPAAPAAPEAAPPAPAPEAAAPEALLAAMSLQRRVAQLMMISIQGTKSPLPEEQLFLKTLGPGAALVRRANKPGTVVALTTQIRMLSGAGSVPPWIGTDLHELAAGDPGGGASPFPALPSLLTLAAANDDDTTRQIGVLLATHLQALGFDLWMGPPLSLAPGPGLGGGSVNCLGGDPAFVARAAGILMDCHRARGVVCLPMGFPGGALNREDRGAAVLTTAPAQMDEQDLLPFRKAAEADAPMIHVGNTYAPLIDTAGRPASLSPAIITGLLRGQLGYKGVVVAGPMDAPEISSGKDPAEAALDALRAGADMLLWQGPCGQPGRTVERIVQAVTQGELPAEVVDAAVLRVLRAKQSRPVPAEKAENAENLFRKNDLGRAVEQAERRAITLLHQTAPVLPLDRDLSTPVGVTGTVGTEELWEALRKPLKHVSMQPITTARHIGDIQRFEIERLTKGMGGFRTIICVLSDRERVETQIELVRALKTKAQSLVVVYLGWPGNAHRLGDADAILLAYGTGDRPGHAMNAVADVLLGKGPVGFADLPETIALKAGEARTFSVADVAQVPSGRLPVALSEKLPAGHAARFAPANAVKKAEWTFGDKRVAKPAAPFTFEAPGTYPVTVTLTDQQGESRTRTFQAVVE; encoded by the coding sequence ATGCTGACAGTTGCGGTGTGTTGGGGTGTGCTGGTGTGCGCCGCGGCGGCGTCCTTTGCCCAGCCGTCGGCGTTCCACCCGGAGGCGGAGACTCCGCCGAAACCGGCGGCGCCCGCGGCGCCGGAGGCCGCACCCCCCGCGCCCGCTCCTGAAGCGGCCGCCCCGGAGGCCCTTCTGGCGGCGATGTCCCTGCAGCGCCGGGTGGCGCAGCTCATGATGATCAGCATCCAGGGCACCAAGAGCCCCCTGCCGGAGGAGCAGCTGTTCCTCAAGACCCTGGGGCCGGGCGCGGCGCTGGTGCGCCGGGCGAACAAGCCGGGAACGGTGGTTGCGCTGACCACGCAGATCCGCATGCTGTCCGGCGCCGGAAGCGTGCCCCCGTGGATCGGCACGGACCTGCACGAGCTGGCCGCCGGGGATCCCGGCGGGGGGGCGTCGCCCTTTCCGGCGCTGCCGTCGCTGCTGACGCTGGCGGCGGCGAACGACGACGACACGACGCGCCAAATCGGCGTCCTGCTGGCAACGCATCTCCAGGCGCTCGGGTTTGACCTGTGGATGGGGCCGCCCCTGAGCCTCGCACCGGGCCCCGGCCTCGGCGGCGGGTCGGTCAACTGCCTCGGCGGCGACCCCGCCTTCGTGGCCCGCGCCGCGGGGATCCTGATGGACTGCCACCGCGCCCGCGGCGTCGTCTGCCTGCCCATGGGCTTTCCCGGCGGCGCGCTGAACCGCGAGGACCGCGGCGCGGCGGTGCTGACAACCGCCCCCGCCCAAATGGACGAACAGGACCTGCTCCCCTTCCGCAAGGCCGCCGAGGCGGACGCGCCGATGATCCATGTGGGCAACACCTACGCGCCCCTGATCGACACGGCGGGGCGCCCGGCGTCGCTGTCGCCCGCCATAATCACGGGGCTCCTGCGCGGGCAGCTGGGCTACAAGGGCGTGGTGGTGGCGGGGCCGATGGACGCCCCGGAGATCAGCTCCGGCAAGGACCCGGCGGAGGCGGCGCTGGACGCCCTGCGGGCCGGGGCCGACATGCTGCTGTGGCAGGGGCCCTGCGGCCAGCCCGGCCGGACGGTGGAGCGGATCGTCCAGGCGGTGACGCAGGGGGAGCTGCCCGCGGAGGTGGTGGACGCCGCCGTGCTGCGCGTGCTCCGGGCGAAACAGTCCCGGCCAGTCCCGGCGGAGAAGGCGGAGAACGCCGAAAACCTGTTCCGCAAGAACGACCTCGGCCGGGCGGTGGAGCAGGCGGAGCGCCGCGCCATCACCCTGCTCCATCAGACGGCCCCCGTGCTGCCGCTTGACAGGGACCTTTCGACCCCCGTCGGCGTCACCGGCACCGTCGGCACGGAGGAGCTGTGGGAGGCCCTCCGGAAGCCGCTCAAGCATGTGTCCATGCAGCCCATCACCACGGCGCGCCACATCGGCGACATCCAGCGATTCGAGATCGAGCGCCTGACCAAGGGCATGGGCGGATTCAGGACCATCATCTGCGTGCTGTCCGACCGCGAGCGCGTGGAGACGCAGATCGAGCTGGTCCGCGCGCTGAAGACCAAGGCGCAGTCGCTGGTGGTCGTGTACCTCGGCTGGCCGGGCAACGCCCACCGCCTCGGCGACGCCGACGCCATCCTCCTCGCCTACGGCACCGGCGACCGGCCCGGCCACGCCATGAACGCCGTCGCCGACGTGCTCCTGGGCAAGGGCCCCGTCGGTTTCGCCGACCTGCCCGAAACCATCGCGCTCAAGGCCGGCGAGGCGCGCACCTTCAGCGTCGCCGACGTTGCCCAGGTCCCCTCGGGCCGCCTGCCCGTCGCGCTGTCGGAAAAACTGCCCGCAGGGCACGCCGCCCGCTTCGCACCCGCCAACGCCGTGAAAAAGGCCGAATGGACCTTCGGCGACAAGCGCGTCGCCAAACCCGCAGCCCCCTTCACCTTCGAAGCCCCCGGCACCTACCCCGTCACCGTCACACTGACGGACCAGCAGGGCGAAAGCCGGACCAGGACCTTCCAGGCCGTGGTGGAGTAG